Proteins from a genomic interval of Hornefia porci:
- a CDS encoding IS110 family transposase has product MYRIIKIGMDVHSTNYTLCAMEPTIGAEDRVFGEIQVAPDYKEVILFIESLKLKLGLKNDYSIECGYEAGCLGYTIYHRLTGAGIKCVILAPTTMLTPQGQRIKTDKRDAHLIAQCLCYGGYHPVYIPTGEDDAVKEYVRMRDDHKLALKKMKQQVNAFVLRHGHQYAGTKWTIKHVTWLNKLELDPMYRETLNEYMTSYEEQEAKIERYDKRIEEISAEARYQENAKKLVCFLGIRTHTALSLIVETGDFTRFAKGNTYAAFLGWHPENTPVPKA; this is encoded by the coding sequence ATGTATAGAATAATCAAAATCGGAATGGATGTCCATAGTACAAACTACACTTTATGCGCGATGGAACCCACAATCGGAGCAGAAGACCGGGTCTTCGGAGAAATACAGGTCGCTCCGGACTACAAAGAGGTCATTCTTTTTATTGAATCTTTGAAATTAAAACTTGGTCTCAAGAACGATTATTCTATTGAATGCGGTTACGAGGCAGGCTGCCTCGGATATACCATTTATCACCGGCTCACAGGAGCCGGGATTAAATGTGTTATTCTTGCGCCGACCACCATGCTCACCCCGCAGGGGCAACGGATCAAAACAGATAAGCGTGACGCTCATCTGATCGCTCAATGCTTGTGTTATGGCGGGTATCATCCGGTTTATATCCCTACCGGCGAAGATGATGCCGTCAAAGAATACGTCCGGATGAGAGACGACCATAAGCTGGCACTGAAAAAAATGAAACAGCAGGTCAATGCATTTGTTCTCCGGCACGGTCACCAGTATGCCGGGACGAAATGGACCATCAAGCATGTCACCTGGCTTAACAAACTTGAACTCGATCCGATGTATCGGGAAACGTTGAACGAATACATGACTTCCTACGAAGAACAGGAGGCAAAGATCGAGCGTTACGATAAGCGGATCGAAGAAATCTCTGCCGAGGCACGCTATCAGGAAAATGCCAAAAAACTGGTATGTTTCCTGGGCATTCGTACACACACGGCGCTGTCTTTGATCGTGGAGACCGGGGACTTTACCCGTTTCGCCAAAGGGAACACTTATGCGGCATTTCTGGGCTGGCACCCGGAGAACACTCCAGTTCCAAAAGCGTGA
- a CDS encoding dimethylarginine dimethylaminohydrolase family protein — translation MLENKFDIDAIPGERWFPKETTFTEDIKEYWGDYGVCSEVDTLKAVLMRRPGKEIENFNAEEVRFSDEPVDVELIRKQHDDVAKIYSDFGAKVFYVDEQREDRPNAVFCRDLVFMTPEGAILARPGMAARRGEERYVAQALAKIGVPILTSIAGDGIFEGACGMWVDRHTCVVSTGSRCNKSGYDQVKYQLERMGVEVYHMQQPYSNIHIDGLMNPISNDMVLIHAGQVPYDIIDMLKKKGYKILEAPSRTEVRETFGCNFVALEPGHIVLPDGNPRTQELLEQNGVKVETVDISEIRKGKGALHCITAYLKRG, via the coding sequence ATGCTGGAAAATAAATTTGACATTGATGCAATACCTGGTGAAAGATGGTTCCCAAAAGAAACTACTTTTACAGAGGATATAAAGGAATACTGGGGAGATTACGGCGTGTGCTCAGAAGTAGATACTTTGAAGGCCGTACTGATGCGCCGTCCGGGAAAAGAAATTGAAAATTTCAATGCAGAAGAAGTTCGTTTTTCAGATGAGCCTGTGGATGTTGAACTGATTCGCAAACAGCATGATGACGTTGCCAAGATTTACAGTGACTTTGGTGCAAAGGTCTTTTATGTTGATGAACAGAGAGAAGATCGGCCGAATGCTGTCTTTTGTAGGGATTTAGTTTTTATGACGCCGGAAGGAGCAATTCTTGCGCGACCCGGAATGGCTGCAAGACGAGGTGAGGAACGATACGTAGCGCAAGCCTTAGCGAAAATTGGTGTTCCTATTCTGACATCAATCGCTGGAGATGGAATCTTTGAAGGCGCATGTGGTATGTGGGTCGACCGCCATACGTGTGTTGTTTCAACGGGATCAAGATGCAACAAAAGCGGATATGACCAAGTCAAATATCAATTAGAACGTATGGGCGTTGAAGTTTATCATATGCAACAACCCTACAGCAATATCCATATTGATGGATTGATGAATCCTATCAGTAATGATATGGTTTTAATCCATGCAGGTCAAGTTCCGTATGACATTATCGATATGCTAAAGAAAAAGGGGTACAAGATTCTGGAGGCCCCATCACGGACTGAAGTTCGAGAAACTTTTGGATGCAATTTTGTTGCATTAGAACCAGGACATATCGTTTTGCCAGATGGAAATCCTAGAACACAGGAGTTACTTGAGCAAAATGGTGTAAAGGTTGAAACCGTTGACATTTCCGAAATTCGTAAGGGAAAGGGTGCACTACATTGCATCACTGCATATCTTAAGAGAGGATAG
- a CDS encoding transposase yields MSGLAPGEHSSSKSVNRLGISKAGNAHLRCLLIEVANGICKGAIGHKSKELCSRQNGQSAEVIAYADKANTRLRSKYYRMIRHVKKKNVAVADVARELACFIWGMMTGNISRTAARPLTAIRPRYESHLSSNQQ; encoded by the coding sequence ATTTCTGGGCTGGCACCCGGAGAACACTCCAGTTCCAAAAGCGTGAACCGGCTTGGCATTTCCAAAGCAGGAAATGCACACCTGCGCTGCCTGCTGATTGAAGTAGCAAATGGTATCTGCAAAGGGGCCATAGGACATAAGTCCAAAGAACTTTGCTCCAGACAAAACGGCCAGTCAGCCGAGGTCATTGCCTATGCCGATAAGGCGAATACCCGTCTACGCAGCAAGTATTACAGAATGATCCGCCATGTGAAGAAGAAAAATGTAGCGGTTGCTGATGTGGCAAGGGAACTTGCGTGCTTTATCTGGGGTATGATGACCGGTAACATCAGCAGAACCGCTGCGCGGCCCTTGACAGCCATCCGTCCCAGATATGAGTCGCACCTGAGCAGCAATCAGCAGTAG